Sequence from the Microbacterium sp. 1.5R genome:
CGTCGACCGCGTCAAGCGCAGCGAGTCGGGCATGATCACCGACCCGATCACGACGTCGCCCGACGCGACCGTGGAAGAGGTCGACGCGCTCTGCGCCAAGTACCGCATCTCGGGTCTGCCGGTCGTCGACCCCGACGACCGCCTCGTCGGCATCATCACCAACCGCGACATGCGCTTCGTCTCGGGCTTCGAGCGTCAGACCACCTTCGTGAAGGACGTCATGACGTCGGAGGGTCTCGTCACCGCACCGGTGGGCGTCGCCGCCGGCGAGGTCATCGCCCTGTTCGCGCATCACCGTGTCGAGAAGCTGCCGCTCATCGATGAGGACGGCAAGCTGGCCGGTCTCATCACCATCAAGGACTTCGACAAGAGCGAGAAGTACCCCCTCGCCACGAAGGACGACCAGGGTCGTCTGCGCGTCGGCGCGGCCATCGGCTTCTTCGGCGATGCCTGGGAGCGCGCAGAGGCGCTGCGTGACGCCGGAGTCGACGTCCTCGTCGTCGACACGGCCAACGGCCAGTCACAGGGCGTGATCGACCTCGTCACGCGGCTCAAGGCGGACGAGAGCTTCGCGCACATCGACGTCATCGGCGGCAACGTCGCCACCCGCGAGGGCGCTCAGGCGCTCATCGACGCAGGTGTCGACGCGGTCAAGGTGGGCGTGGGGCCAGGCTCCATCTGCACGACGCGCGTCGTCGCCGGCGTCGGCGTGCCCCAGGTCACGGCCGTCTACGAGGCGTCGCTCGCCGCACGTCCGGCCGGCGTCCCTGTGATCGCCGACGGCGGTCTGCAGTACTCCGGCGACATCGCCAAGGCGCTCGTCGCGGGTGCTGACGCCGTGATGCTCGGCTCGCTGCTCGCCGGCACCGACGAGTCGCCGGGCGAGATCGTCTTCCAGTCGGGCAAGCAGTTCAAGCAGTACCGCGGCATGGGCTCCCTCGGGGCCATGCAGACCCGCGGCAAGCAGACCTCGTACTCGAAGGACCGCTACTTCCAGGCCGACGTGCCCAGCGACGACAAGCTGATCCCCGAGGGCATCGAGGGCCAGGTGCCGTATCGCGGCCCCGTGTCGGCCGTCGCGTATCAGCTGGTCGGCGGACTGCGGCAGTCGATGTTCTACGTCGGAGCCCGCACCATCGAAGAGCTCAAGCAGCGCGGCAAGTTCGTGCGCATCACCGCGGCGGGACTCAAGGAGTCGCACCCGCACGACGTGCAGATCGTGGTCGAGGCGCCGAACTACAAGCGCTGAGACGAATCGAGAAGGGGCCGGATGCGATCGCATCCGGCCCCTTTCTCGTTCGGCTGCGAACTCAGCTGCAGGTGTAGGTGACTCCGCCGACCTGCCACACGCCCGGACCGAGGTCGGCGCACATCGCGAACAGGTTCGCGAAGACGCTCACGAGCACGATGATGCCGATGATCCAGATCACGGTGATGACGGCGCCGACCGCGATTCCCGCGATGGCGAGGCCGCGCGGTGCCCCGGCCTTGCCGAGCCTGACGGCGGCGACGATGCTCAGGATCAGTCCGAGCGGAGCGATGACGAAGGCCAGGACGAGTCCCGCGACCGCCAGCCCCTGCCCGGCGGGGGAGGTGTACGGCGTGGGCTGTCCCGGGCCGGCCAGCGGGTAGGCGGCAGGATCCACGGCGGCATCCGCCGGTCGCGCTCCGTCCCACGCGGGAGGGCTGTACTGCGGGTCTTCGGGCCGCGTCGAGTCGGTCATGGTCGCTCCGTTTCGAGAGGGGCGGCCGTCCGCAGACCGCTTTCATCCTCGAGAGTACTGAGGGAGCAGCCGTGGCCGCCATCGCGGCGGTCTGTTGATATGCCAGTATTTAGAGACACCCGCTCGACTTTCCCTCGAGCTCCCGGCGCGAAGGGCGCAGGGAGTGCTACGCCGGCCGCTGACCGGCAGGGGGACTTCCCCACTGAGAGCTGCAGATATGCCCCAGGATGCTCCCCGCGTCCTCGTCGTCGACGACGACCCAGACGTCGCCCTGCTCGTCAAGACCGTGCTCGAGAGGCGGGCCGGCTGCGAGGTCGTGGTCGCTCACGATGGCGAGTCCGCCGTCGCGCGGCTCGAGACCTTCACGCCGGACGTGGTCGTCACGGACATCGAGATGCCCGGACTCGACGGGCTGGAGCTGCTCGCGCAGCTGCGTCGGAACGACCCGCTCCTGCCGGTGGTCGTCATGACCGCGCACGTCTCGGTCGAGTACGCCGTCTCGGCTCTGCGCGCGCAGGCCGACGAGTTCCTCACCAAGCCGCTCGACAACGTGAAGCTCGTCGAGGCGGTCACCCGGCTCGTGACGGAGGGCCGCACGCGCCGCGAGGCCAACCGCACCAAAGAGGTGGTGCTCGCCATCGGCGCGCACCCCGACGATGTCGAGATCGGCGTCGGAGGACTCCTCGCCGCGCACTCCCAGGCGGGCGACTCGATCACGATCCTCACCCTCTCGCGCGGTGCGCGTGGGGGAGACGCTGACAGCAGGCAGCACGAATCGCTCGCCTCGGCGGAGATGCTCGGTGCGCGACTGTTCGTCAAAGACCTCATCGACACCGAGATCTCCGGCGGCGGAGCCACGGTCCGGTTGATCGAGGAGGTCGTGCAGGAGGTCCAGCCGACGATCGTCTACACGCACTCGTCGAACGATCGGCACCAGGATCACCGAGCGGTGAGCGAGGCGACGATCGCCGCGACCCGGCGGGTCGGAACGGTCGCCTGCTACCAGAGCCCCTCGGCGACGATCGACTTCCGCCCGACGCGTTTCGTCCGCATCGACCAGTACATCGGTCAGAAGCTGCGGCTGCTCGAATGCTTCGGCTCGCAGACGGCGACCCGGGACTACCTCGAACCCGAGTTCGTGACGGCCACCGCTCGCTACTGGTCGCGCTTCGGCGGAGGATCGGCGGTCGAGCCGCTCGAGGTCGTCCGTGAGACCGCCGAGTTCATCGGCGCCCACGAACTCACACGACGGGAGAGCTGATGAGCGCGCGCGTACTGGTGACGGGCGCCGGTGGCCCGGCGGGCGTCGCCGTCATCCGCTCGCTGCTTCGTCGTGAAGACCTCGAGGTCTTCGCCGCGGACATGGACGGCTGGGCGAGCGGCATCTACCTCGTGCCGCCGACGCACCGCCGTCTCGTGCCGCCGGGGCGCGATGACGACTTCGTCTCGGCGATAGCCCGCATGGTCGAGGACGACCGGCTCGATCTCGTGATCTCCACCGTCGATGTCGAGCTGATCGCGCTCGCCGGCAGGCGCGAGGAGCTGGCTCCGGCTGTGCTCGCCGCGCCCTCGCAGGACACGCTCGCCGTCGCCCTCGACAAGCTGCTGCTCGCCGAGCGGTGCGAGTCGACCGGTCTCACGCCGCGTACTGTCCTCGCGGGCCCCGATGCGCTGGCGGTCGATTGGGAGTTCCCCGTCTTCGCCAAGCCTCGTCAGGGAGCCGGCAGCCGCGGCGTACGGCTCGTCCCCGACCGGGCGGCGCTCGAAGCGCTGCCGCAGGACGAAGGACTCATCGTGCAGGACTTCCTCCCGGGCGAGGAGTACTCGGTCGATGTGATCGCAGATGCCTCCGGCTCGGTGGTCGCGGCGGTGCCGCGGACCCGAGCCAGGGTCGACTCCGGTGTGGCCATCGCGGGGCGCACGGTGCACGACGACGAACTCGAGAACGCGGCGGCATCCATCGCCCGGGCGATCGGACTCGTCGGCGTCGCCAACGTCCAGCTCCGGCGCGACCGCGACGGCCGAGCGGTGCTCCTCGAGGTGAATCCCCGATTCCCTGGCGCGCTTCCGCTCACGATCGCCGCGGGAGTAGACATCCCCTCGCTCGTCGCCGACCTGTTCCTGGGCCGCGGGATCCCGTCTACGGTCGCCTTCCGCGAGATCGCGTCGGTGCGCTTCCTCGAGGACGTGATCGTCGAGGTCGACGAGATCCTCGTCTCCGCGCACGCGGGACATCAGGAGGAACTGTGAGTCACGCGCTGCTGCGAGGCGACCACCACGTGCATTCGACGTTCTCGGATGACGCGGTCTCCACTCTCGCCGAGAACGTCGCCGCGGCATCCGCTGCCGGTCTCACGACCGTGCGCCTGGTCGACCACGTGCGGCAGTCGACGCCCTGGGTGCCCGAGTACCTCGCGGCGGTGAGGGCGCTGCGCGTGCCCGAGGATCTGACGGTACTGACGGGAGTCGAGGCGAAGATCCTCGATGCCTCGGGAGAACTGGACATCCCCGAGCTGCCGAGCGGGATCGATCGCATCCTGATCGCTGACCACCAGTTCCCCGGAATCGACGGACCCCTCGGTCCGAGCGCCGTCCGCGAACGGCTCGACGCCGGCTGGGCCGCCGAGGACGCGCTCGATCAGCTCGTGTCGGCACTGATCGCGGCGATGCGACGTCACCCCGGCAATCAGCTCGCCCACTGCTTCTCGATCCTGCCCAAGATCGGTCTCTCCGAAGCGGAACTCGGTGCCGATCGCATCACCGCGTGGGCGACGACGGCGGCCGAGACCGACACGCAGGTCGAGGTGAACGAGAAGTGGGGCTGCCCCGGCATCCCCCTGCTCGACGCGCTGCGCAGCGCCGGCGCCGAGATCGTCGCGTCCACGGACAGCCACATCGCGTCCGACGTCGGACGCTACGCGCGCGTGACAGAGATCCTCGACCGATGGAGGGCGAGCTGATGGCCGAACTGAACTGGGTCGAGACCGTCGTCGTCGTCATCCTCCTGCTCTGCGTGCTGGTCGGCACCCTGCCGGTGATCAACACCGGGCTGCAGTTCCTCGCCCTGCCCGTGCACGCGTTCCGCAACCACTACGGCAAGGCGGCACCGCACCATCCCCGCGTCGCGGTGCTGATCCCGGCGTGGAACGAGGGCCTCGTGCTCGGCCAGGCGATCGAACGCCTGATGCAGCTCGAGTACCCGGCCGACCGCCTGCGCATCTTCGTCATCGACGATGCATCGACCGATGACACCCCCGAGGTGGTCGCCGCGAAGGCGGCGGCATTCCCCGGACGGGTCGTGCATCTGCGTCGGGACAAGGGCGGCGAGGGCAAGGCGCACACGCTCAACCACGGACTCGACATCGTGCTCGCGGACGAGTGGACCGAAGCGGTGCTGATCATGGACGCCGATGTGATCTTCGCGCGGGATTCGCTGCGCAAGATGAGCCGGCATCTCGCCGATGAGAAGGTCGGCGCCGTCACCGCGTATATCGCCGAGGGCAGTCGCGACCGCAACTATCTCACCCGGTTCATCGCGATCGAGTACGTCATCGGGCAGCTCTCGGCCCGGCGGACGCAGAACGTCGGGGGAGCGATCGCGTGCCTCGCCGGAGGTGCGCAGCTGCATTCGCGCGCGAATCTCGAGGCGATCGGCGGCCGGATCCCGACGGGAACGCTCGCCGAGGACACCATGACGACCTTCGAAGGGCAGCTGGCCGGGCGCAGGATGGTGTTCGAGCCGCACGCGGTCGTGCTGGCCGAAGAGCCGCGCACGATCGACAGTCTGTGGAAGCAGCGCCTCCGGTGGGCCCGCGGCAATGTGCAGCTGACGTCGATCTACCGGCATCTGTGGTTCCGCCCGAGCCGAGTGCACAACCTCGGCAGCTTCGCCTTCGGGCTCGCGTGGTTCACCATCCTGCTGCTGCCGGCCTTCATGATCCTCGCAGCCACCGCGCTGCTCGTGCTGCTCGTCCTGCACAGCGACATCGCCGAGTTCGTGTTCCGATTCATGTGGATCGCCGCCGCGTGCATCTATCTGTTCTCGATGCTCTACGCCGTGCAGCTCGATGGGCGGATCGGCCGACAGTCGTGGCGTGAGGCGCTGATGTTCCCCGGGCTCGGCGCCCTCATCCTGATGGCGATCGCCCTGTTCCCCTGGCTGTTCGAATCGGGCCTGAACGACCTCGGGCTCGCGCTCACCGACGAGACGCGGTTGATGTGGGCTGTCGTCTTCTACCTCTGGGGACCGATCTCGATGCTCGGGATCTGGCTCGCCCGTGTCGTCGAGCCCCTGCCGGCAGGACGGTTCTTCGCCGGGCTGCTGCTCTACGTCTGCGGGTACGGCTCGCTGCTCTGCGCCATCACGGTGGACTCCTACATCAAAGAGTGGCGCCACGCCGACGCCGCATGGATCAAGACCGAGAAGATCGGACGGGTCGACTCATGACCGAAGCACCTTCGAGAAGCGCCGAGGAGGAGGAGATCGCCGCGGACGCCCGTCGGGAGAAGCTCCTGATCCCGCAGGCCCTCCTCGCCCTGGGCATCGTCGTCGTCATCGTGATCGTGCGAGAGCTGTTCCTGCGATGACCGCGCGGCCGCTGGCCCTCGTGGTCGAGGACAGCGCAGACCAGACGGCGCTCCTGAAGCGCTATCTCGACCGCGAGGGCTTCGACGTGTTCGCCGCGGTGGACGCCGAATCGGCGATCGCCGCATTCTCGACGATCTCACCGGTCGTCGCCGTGCTCGACCTGCTGCTGCCCGGCATCAGCGGCTCGGAGCTGGCGAGACTCATCAAGACCCGCTTCCCGGAGTGCTTCCTGATCGTGAGTTCCGTGCTCGACGTCGCCGACTACCCCGACGCCGACGCGGCACTGCCCAAGCCGATCATCGGGGCCGAACTGCGGGCACTCCTCAGAGAAGTGGCACGATGACTCCGACCAGCACCGTCCAGCAGACGATGGAGCGCAGCTGGCGCCGGTACTTCGACAATCCGACGCCGCTGATGAAGCAGGGTCCCACGGCGATCGCCGTCGCGGTCGCCTCCGTCCTCATGTTCACGATCCCCGGCATCCCGGTGACCGACACCGGCGTCGCGATCTTCGGCCTCGCCACCATCGCGGTGGTGACGGCACTCGCGGCGGTGCTCTCGGTGCGCGGGGTGTACGACGGCTGGGTCGTCATGCTCATTCCGATGATCGACATCCTCGGATTGGGTGCGATCAGGGCGGGTACCGGCGGGCCGGCATCCCTCTTCTCCTCGTTCGTGCTCCTCCCGGTCATCTGGATCGCCGCAGCCCCCGGGCGACGCCAGGTCGTGATCGTCGGTGTGTTCTCATCGATCGCGCTGCTCATGCCGAACATCATCGATCCGCCGGAAGACCCCGTGGCCTGGCTTCGCGGTGTCATCGGCCCGCTGGTGTTCGCCACCGTCGGTGCGATCGTGAACGAGCTCTCGCGACTGCAGAGACTGCGAACGGCCCAGGCCGAGGCGCATGTCGTCGAGCGCACGGCCGCTCTCGCCGCCAACGAGGCGATGCTCGAGCAGCTGAAGTCGAGCGAGCAGCAGTACCGCGCGCTCTCCGAGTCCTTCACGAGCCTGTGGAACTCCATCACCGGCCAGGCGGTCATCGCCACCGACAACTGCGGGGTCATCACGGCATGGAATCCGGGTGCGGTGCGCCTGCTCGGCATGGCGGTGCCGGACGCGCTCGCCGCCGTTCCGGTCGACCGGTTCTTCCCCTCGCACGCTCTCGCCCCGTTCGCGACCGAGGCCGCCGCACGCGCTGACGACGGGCTGCACCCCGGCCTGCGTGCGCTGTTCGACGATGCCGACGCCGGTCTGCCGGTGGACTCGCACATCGACGTGGCGACCGTCGGCGGATCGACGGTTCCCGCGCGCGTCACCGTCACTCCGTACCAGGACTCCGACGGCTCCCGACACGGTTACCTGCTGGTGATCACCGACGAGACCAGGGCGGTGGAGGTCGCGCGCATGAAGGACGAGTTCGTCGGCATGATCTCGCACGAGCTGCGGACACCGCTCAGCGCCATCATCGGCTTCCTCGACCTGCTGCAGAACGATCCCGCGCAGCCTCTGACGACCGACCAGCAGGAGTTCGTGGACATCATCGAGCGCAACGCCCAGCGCCTGCTCAACCTCGTCGGGGACCTGCTGTTCACCGCCCAGGTGGAATCGGGCCGCTTCCCGCTCGAGCGCCGAGACGCCGACGTCACCGAGCTGGTGCGCAGCGCCGTCGCATCGTCCGGCCCGCACGCACAGCGCGAGGGCATCGAGATCGTGGCCGAGATCCCGCCGACTCCCGTCGTGCTCTCGCTCGACTCGGGACGTATCGGCCAGGCCCTCGACAACCTGCTCTCGAATGCGATCAAGTTCACCGCTGCGGGCGGGCGGGTCACCGCGGGCGTGCGTCTCGTCGACGGAGGCGTCGAGCTCTCCGTGCGCGACACCGGTGTGGGCATCCCCGAAGACGAGCAGGGCATGCTGTTCACCCGGTTCTTCCGCGCGTCGACAGCGACCCGCAACGCCGTGCCCGGCGTCGGTCTGGGCCTCACGATCACCCGGGCGATCGTGCTCGCCCACGGCGGCACGATGGACGTGACGAGCAGAGAGGGCGTCGGCACCGAGTTCCGGATGCTGCTCCCGGCGGCGCCGCGCACCGAGGCGATCCAGGTGGTCGGCCGCACTCGCTGACCGGTCGGCCCGATTGCTGATAGCCTGGTCGGCTCGCCACGCGGGCGGAAGGACGGCCACGCACGGTGGGATACATAGATGTTGCGGGGGTCTCGCTGACCCTTCCCGACGGCAGACCGCTGTTGGACGAGACGAGCTTTCGCGTCGGAGCCGGGTCGACGAGCGCCCTCATCGGGCCCAACGGGGCCGGTAAGACGACGCTGCTCCGCATCATCCGAGGCGACCAGCCCTCCGATGACGGCGTCGTGACGATCGACGGCGGCCTCGGCGTGATGGACCAGTTCGTCGGCCACGGCGAGTCCGGTCAGACCGTTCACGAGCTGCTGGTGCGGGTCGCACCCCATCGCATCCGGCAGGCGGCGCAGGCTCTCGAGGCTGCGGAGGACGCGCTGATCGAGCGCGATGAGCACGACACGCAGATGGCGTATGCGACGGCGATCGCGGAGTACGCGGATGCCGGCGGCTACGAGCACGAGACGGTCTGGGACCAGTGCACGGTCGCCGCGTTGGGAGTGCCCTTCGAGCGTGCCCGCTTCCGCGATCTCACGACGCTGTCGGGCGGCGAGCAGAAGCGACTCGCTCTGGAGGCGCTGCTGCGCGGACCCGACGAGGTGCTGCTGCTCGACGAGCCGGACAACTATCTGGACGTTCCCACCAAGCGCTGGCTCGAGGAGCAGCTCCGGCAGACGCCGAAGACCGTGCTGCTGGTATCGCACGACCGGGAGCTGCTGGCCCGCGCGGTCGATCGGCTGATCACCCTCGAGCCCGGCGGCGCTGGGGCCTCGGCGTGGGTGCACGGCGGCGGATTCGCGACCTACCACCAGGCGCGCAGCGACCGCATGGACAGACTCGACGAGCTGCGCCGCCGGTGGGACGAGCAGCACGAGAAGCTGCGGACCCTCGTCGCGAACCTCAAGGTGAAGGCGTCGGCGAACGACGGATTCGCGTCGCGGTACCAGGCGGCGCAGACGCGACTGCGCAAATTCGAGGAGGCCGGACCGCCGGAGGAGCGACCCCCGGCTCAGGACTTCGACATGAGGCTGCGAGGGTCACGCACGGGAAAGCGCGCGGTGGTCGCACACGGGCTCGAGCTCTGCGGGCTGATGAGGCCGTTCGACGCCGAGGTCTGGTACGGCGATCGGGTCGCCGTGCTCGGGTCGAACGGATCGGGGAAGTCGCACTTCCTTCGCCTCCTCGCACGCGGGGGCAGCGATCCGGACCCGACGCTGGGTCACGTGACGTCCACCGGGGAGCAGCTCGCGACGGTCGATCACCGTGGGCAGGCCGTGCTGGGAGCGCGCGTCGTGCCGGGGCTGTTCGCGCAGACGCATGCGCATCCCGAGTTCGTCGGCCGAACGCTGCTCGAGATCCTCCACAGGGGAGACGAACGACGGGCCGGCATGCCGCGGGATGCCGCGAGCTCGGCGCTCGACCGGTACGGACTCGTGCGGCAGGCGCAGCAGACCTTCGAATCGCTGTCGGGCGGCCAGCAGGCCCGGTTCCAGGTGCTGCTGCTCGAGCTCTCCGGTGCGACGCTGCTGCTGCTCGACGAGCCGACGGACAACCTGGACATCGAGTCGGCCGAGGCGCTCGAAGACGCTCTGCGTCGTTTCGAGGGGACCGTGCTCGCGGTCACGCATGATCGCTGGTTCGCCCGCTCGTTCGACCGGTTCCTCGTGTTCGGCTCCGACGGCGAGGTGTACGAAGCCGATGCCCCCGTGTGGGACGAGCGCCGCGTGGTGCGAGCCCGCTGAGTTCAGCGCAGTCGGAACGGCTCCGCCGCGAGAGCGGAGGGATCGAGGGCCAGATCGGCGAGGGTCGCGCCCACGCCAGGGGCGAACTTGAAGCCGTGGCCGGAGAAGCCGGCGCCGACGACGATCCGCCCCGATCGGTCGAGCACGAAGGCGCTGTCATCGG
This genomic interval carries:
- the guaB gene encoding IMP dehydrogenase — its product is MDQHDPFGFVGLTYDDVLLLPGHTDVIPSEADTSSRITRRISVATPLLSSAMDTVTESRMAIAMAREGGIGILHRNLSIADQAAHVDRVKRSESGMITDPITTSPDATVEEVDALCAKYRISGLPVVDPDDRLVGIITNRDMRFVSGFERQTTFVKDVMTSEGLVTAPVGVAAGEVIALFAHHRVEKLPLIDEDGKLAGLITIKDFDKSEKYPLATKDDQGRLRVGAAIGFFGDAWERAEALRDAGVDVLVVDTANGQSQGVIDLVTRLKADESFAHIDVIGGNVATREGAQALIDAGVDAVKVGVGPGSICTTRVVAGVGVPQVTAVYEASLAARPAGVPVIADGGLQYSGDIAKALVAGADAVMLGSLLAGTDESPGEIVFQSGKQFKQYRGMGSLGAMQTRGKQTSYSKDRYFQADVPSDDKLIPEGIEGQVPYRGPVSAVAYQLVGGLRQSMFYVGARTIEELKQRGKFVRITAAGLKESHPHDVQIVVEAPNYKR
- a CDS encoding response regulator, which encodes MPQDAPRVLVVDDDPDVALLVKTVLERRAGCEVVVAHDGESAVARLETFTPDVVVTDIEMPGLDGLELLAQLRRNDPLLPVVVMTAHVSVEYAVSALRAQADEFLTKPLDNVKLVEAVTRLVTEGRTRREANRTKEVVLAIGAHPDDVEIGVGGLLAAHSQAGDSITILTLSRGARGGDADSRQHESLASAEMLGARLFVKDLIDTEISGGGATVRLIEEVVQEVQPTIVYTHSSNDRHQDHRAVSEATIAATRRVGTVACYQSPSATIDFRPTRFVRIDQYIGQKLRLLECFGSQTATRDYLEPEFVTATARYWSRFGGGSAVEPLEVVRETAEFIGAHELTRRES
- a CDS encoding ATP-grasp domain-containing protein yields the protein MSARVLVTGAGGPAGVAVIRSLLRREDLEVFAADMDGWASGIYLVPPTHRRLVPPGRDDDFVSAIARMVEDDRLDLVISTVDVELIALAGRREELAPAVLAAPSQDTLAVALDKLLLAERCESTGLTPRTVLAGPDALAVDWEFPVFAKPRQGAGSRGVRLVPDRAALEALPQDEGLIVQDFLPGEEYSVDVIADASGSVVAAVPRTRARVDSGVAIAGRTVHDDELENAAASIARAIGLVGVANVQLRRDRDGRAVLLEVNPRFPGALPLTIAAGVDIPSLVADLFLGRGIPSTVAFREIASVRFLEDVIVEVDEILVSAHAGHQEEL
- a CDS encoding PHP domain-containing protein — its product is MSHALLRGDHHVHSTFSDDAVSTLAENVAAASAAGLTTVRLVDHVRQSTPWVPEYLAAVRALRVPEDLTVLTGVEAKILDASGELDIPELPSGIDRILIADHQFPGIDGPLGPSAVRERLDAGWAAEDALDQLVSALIAAMRRHPGNQLAHCFSILPKIGLSEAELGADRITAWATTAAETDTQVEVNEKWGCPGIPLLDALRSAGAEIVASTDSHIASDVGRYARVTEILDRWRAS
- a CDS encoding glycosyltransferase family 2 protein, producing MAELNWVETVVVVILLLCVLVGTLPVINTGLQFLALPVHAFRNHYGKAAPHHPRVAVLIPAWNEGLVLGQAIERLMQLEYPADRLRIFVIDDASTDDTPEVVAAKAAAFPGRVVHLRRDKGGEGKAHTLNHGLDIVLADEWTEAVLIMDADVIFARDSLRKMSRHLADEKVGAVTAYIAEGSRDRNYLTRFIAIEYVIGQLSARRTQNVGGAIACLAGGAQLHSRANLEAIGGRIPTGTLAEDTMTTFEGQLAGRRMVFEPHAVVLAEEPRTIDSLWKQRLRWARGNVQLTSIYRHLWFRPSRVHNLGSFAFGLAWFTILLLPAFMILAATALLVLLVLHSDIAEFVFRFMWIAAACIYLFSMLYAVQLDGRIGRQSWREALMFPGLGALILMAIALFPWLFESGLNDLGLALTDETRLMWAVVFYLWGPISMLGIWLARVVEPLPAGRFFAGLLLYVCGYGSLLCAITVDSYIKEWRHADAAWIKTEKIGRVDS
- a CDS encoding response regulator transcription factor, which produces MTARPLALVVEDSADQTALLKRYLDREGFDVFAAVDAESAIAAFSTISPVVAVLDLLLPGISGSELARLIKTRFPECFLIVSSVLDVADYPDADAALPKPIIGAELRALLREVAR
- a CDS encoding sensor histidine kinase → MTPTSTVQQTMERSWRRYFDNPTPLMKQGPTAIAVAVASVLMFTIPGIPVTDTGVAIFGLATIAVVTALAAVLSVRGVYDGWVVMLIPMIDILGLGAIRAGTGGPASLFSSFVLLPVIWIAAAPGRRQVVIVGVFSSIALLMPNIIDPPEDPVAWLRGVIGPLVFATVGAIVNELSRLQRLRTAQAEAHVVERTAALAANEAMLEQLKSSEQQYRALSESFTSLWNSITGQAVIATDNCGVITAWNPGAVRLLGMAVPDALAAVPVDRFFPSHALAPFATEAAARADDGLHPGLRALFDDADAGLPVDSHIDVATVGGSTVPARVTVTPYQDSDGSRHGYLLVITDETRAVEVARMKDEFVGMISHELRTPLSAIIGFLDLLQNDPAQPLTTDQQEFVDIIERNAQRLLNLVGDLLFTAQVESGRFPLERRDADVTELVRSAVASSGPHAQREGIEIVAEIPPTPVVLSLDSGRIGQALDNLLSNAIKFTAAGGRVTAGVRLVDGGVELSVRDTGVGIPEDEQGMLFTRFFRASTATRNAVPGVGLGLTITRAIVLAHGGTMDVTSREGVGTEFRMLLPAAPRTEAIQVVGRTR
- a CDS encoding ABC-F family ATP-binding cassette domain-containing protein; amino-acid sequence: MGYIDVAGVSLTLPDGRPLLDETSFRVGAGSTSALIGPNGAGKTTLLRIIRGDQPSDDGVVTIDGGLGVMDQFVGHGESGQTVHELLVRVAPHRIRQAAQALEAAEDALIERDEHDTQMAYATAIAEYADAGGYEHETVWDQCTVAALGVPFERARFRDLTTLSGGEQKRLALEALLRGPDEVLLLDEPDNYLDVPTKRWLEEQLRQTPKTVLLVSHDRELLARAVDRLITLEPGGAGASAWVHGGGFATYHQARSDRMDRLDELRRRWDEQHEKLRTLVANLKVKASANDGFASRYQAAQTRLRKFEEAGPPEERPPAQDFDMRLRGSRTGKRAVVAHGLELCGLMRPFDAEVWYGDRVAVLGSNGSGKSHFLRLLARGGSDPDPTLGHVTSTGEQLATVDHRGQAVLGARVVPGLFAQTHAHPEFVGRTLLEILHRGDERRAGMPRDAASSALDRYGLVRQAQQTFESLSGGQQARFQVLLLELSGATLLLLDEPTDNLDIESAEALEDALRRFEGTVLAVTHDRWFARSFDRFLVFGSDGEVYEADAPVWDERRVVRAR